DNA sequence from the Malus domestica chromosome 11, GDT2T_hap1 genome:
cTCTGAAGTGTTCCTTTGCATTTTcctatcatccatctcttcttgtatttgttttacCCGTTCTTCGTGCCTACGCTTCCTTTCTTCCGCGGCAATGGCATTTTGCTCCGCCATTAATCGCAATGAGGACGCCATTTCCTCTCGAAAGGCTAAATCATCTTTTGCCTTAccattttccttcaattttcggGCATTGTTTCGTCCCGTAGCCCTAGGTATGGAAGATTCACCCGAAGACGGATTTGCTACCCTTGTTTCGTGAATGATAGGAGATCTTTGTTCATCCCCAACTGCATTTGAGGAAACATTTCCGAACACTGGCATAGGACTAAATCTTTCTTGAGGTGGATCTTgaaataacacccaccctttacaaatttctcAACAACCGTGATGACTAAATGGTTTTTTCATgtcctccatatacaattcctctgcttggcgtacctagaaaatataattacaaaaattaaaggaaattaatttatgaaattaaatgtaatataattaaaaaatttaaataacttGTGAAAACACTTATTTCGTCGTAGTAATTGGCTCCGGTTTCATGTTTGATTTGGGTATTTAACACTGTTTGATgtcatttattcaaacttggttGAAGATGTTTTTTCCATTTTGAAGAACAACTCTCATGGTTTCGGGGATTCGGTGGAGTGGTGCCTTCGTAGAATTCATAGTACTTTTTAGACAtacgagtccaaacaccttcacttgtttgagaacttCCCTTGACACTATCTTCCGAGACCCATCTATAAGccctgcaaagagcttcatcttcttttcggatCCAATCCCTTCTTTTCATtgcagatgtggccatttgaaaattattgaaaattttgaaggaaagattattggaagaggtaaaagaatagaatgtgaagaattgaaataaaatgaggtaagatagtatggaatgatgaaaattatgtgagaaatgatgtaggaatggcttaggtatttatgggaaaaaaattagaattaaaaaaaaaaatcaaatgtaaCGGTAACCTAGCTTAGTTGAGGTTACCGTTACATTCGAATTGTTGGGCCTGGAgagggctggctggctggatGAGGCCAACTCACTGGTCTGATTTCATTTTTTGGTCCGATAGGGCCCACAAGTCCTTTGACCTAGCCCTCGATTGAATATCGTTTTCATGTCATTTCGAACTATTTTTAGCCCTATAACCTTTTGATTTGATCTGTTGAAGATGgcctaaacaaaacaaaaaaaaaagagttttaacaaaacactctcagtactgttcacttttaacgaaaaatcatatttttacctttaactgatactattcattatatttttaaaaaaggaattttcgttaaaacatgagttttttttaacttttcattagttttcttaaaaaaaatttaaaaaaaaaagaaaaaaaagaagaaaagccgTAAATTTTAATCTTCCTCCTCAACTTTCAATTTTATAACGagccattaaaaaaaaaattaatgaaaaaagtttgaaaactttgattttaacgataaggacaaaataaatagtaaagtgaatagtaccaggattgatttttaacgtaaaaatgtgatttttaaaCGGAGCTTATTCGTTAAATTCCGTAAAAAAAATCCTGTTCTCTGTTTCCTAAATTTTGGTCATTCTCCTCAACTTTCAATTTTCTGTTGTGGAATTTCTTCTCTGGGTTTGATCTGCCGCTCACAACATCCTTGTAGAGGAATTCAGAATTCCGGTGAGGAAGAATAACAGAGAGAGTCATGAGTTACGTATTGCCGACATTGACGAAGAAGCAGGAGGTGGACTCCATCATCCGATCCACCATCGACAAAGTCCTCGTCCTCCGCTTCGGCCGCGCCTCCGATTCCGCTTGCCTTCTCCTCGACGACGTTCTCGCCAAAACGGCGCGGGAGGTCTCCAAGTTCGCCACGGTCGCGCTTGTCGATACCGATTCGGAGGAAATTCAAGTCTACGTCAGGTATTTCGACATCGCTCTGATCCCGTCtaccatcttcttcttcaatgcCCACCACATGAAGATGGATTCCGGAACTGCGGACCACACCAAATGGGTCGGCGCGTTTCAGCAGAAACAGGACTTTATCGATGTTGTCGAGGCGATTTTCAGAGGAGCGATGAAGGGGAAGATGATCGTGAATTGCCCCCTTCCACCAGAGCGAATACCCAAATACCAGTTGCTCTACAAAGATGTGTAGAAGCTCTACACATTTAAGGTatttcatttttcaaattttttcgtTGTGGTGATTTTTTGTTACATTTCGTTATTGGTTATCAAATCAGATTTGGTTGTATGGTTTAATTAGTTTGGTATTATTTGAGATAATATTTGTTGAATAATTAGAATTTGAAGCGCATTAAGTTATTGGTTAGTCGAATTGTGCATTTGATTAGTTTCGTTTTAGAGATACGGGAATGATATACACACATTTACTGGCCGTTGTttctatttgatttatttaatccgCTGACAAATAACAAAGAGGAGCGTGTGAGATAAATGGGGTGTGTGAAAAGCACCTCCTTAGAGATAATATTCATTTTGCCAATCCTTATTAGTGAGCATTAATTTGTGGATTTGGATTGTGGGTTCTTCTTTCGGAGACAACTTGGTTAATAGAGAATCAGTTACTTGAATGTATTTTGTACGTCCAAATGAGGAGAGAGGGTAAGTTCATAGAACGGATTCACTGCCACAGTGGAGTTCTGGCATTGTATTATTGAACCGGGACTCAGTGACAGTGAACCCATGCCATTTAAGTCCTTCTTCTAAATGAGAGTAGGAATCTGTTACTGATTTGGGAGCTCGAGTATCCTTTTTTAATTGAGtcccataaataaaataaagttgaTCAGATATATACTTAATCAGAATGAAGTGCAAACTGCTGTTTTTCAATTGTGAATTTGATCAAAGAAAATTAACTGGTTTTCTTCTGGAAGTTTGAAATTTTAGTTCTTGTTATCTGGTGATTTGTTTGTGTATGTGATTTCACTGATTTGGTTGCTTGACAAAGTCGTATCAACAGTTTTCTTTATGTTTGTAACTCAGGCTTAACTCTTTATGTTTGTAACATAGGCGTGACTCTGTATCTATTTGTAATATAGGGCCTTTTATCCACCATGAACTGTAATTGTGTGTCGGTGGTATGAGCAATGGAGCCATAGAATTCTTAGAGTATTTAATGATTATGCATTGCTAGGAACATTATTATTCAACATTTAGAGACATGATATTTGTGCGGAGTTGCATGCAGACCTACACAGAGATTTGAGTCTCCGTGCGCTTGAGATTTGAAAGATACACAGTATGATAAAATCTTCAAAAAGGATGGAATAATCCACACTACTGTGCAACTTTGGTCAGCTAGTGTCCTAAACACTTAAGGTGTTAAAACTTGAAAAGTAGAAGATGTGTATGAATTCCCGAATAGATACAATGAGTTGTTTATGTAAGATAGAAGGCTTTTTAACCACTCTGACGTTGCAAGATACTGTTATGCAGTTTTTGGTTGGTTGATGGAGCAATAACCTTCTTTCGCCTTATTTTCGGGTTGTCTTCTTCAGTTCTCTTATTTGTAGCTTTGGCACACTTATTAACCTCAAGGAATTTTTGTTCTCAGCCATGTTtgattttctggaaaaattCACTGCGGACGAAGGAAGCAGGGGTTGATggtcctactacatggttttgCACCAGGAAAGGCGAAAGACATTGGTGAAATTTTTTTGACATGGCCATCATTTTGAAGTTCTAGAGCATGATATGTAACTCCATTTGCACTAGTCCTAGATTTGGTAGTCCTAACAGGAACTGTAAGTCACTGGACTCACAAGAGTCACCAAATCTAGATTGAGTGCTGTTATTCGTATCCATCGGTTCTATTTTCCGATTCACCTACTCATGAAAGTCGTCATGTGAACGAATTTGATATGTAAACGATCAATCTAACACTCTTTCCAAGTGTAATTTGTGGTGTATTTCTACATGTTCATAGTAGAGAATGACTTTTCTTGAAATCTAATAACagctaaaaagaaaaaagtatggTGGATATAACATACTTTCCTACATAGCTTCTGGAGTCATTTTGCTTTTTAACGGAAATCCAACTCGTTTGTGTAGGGTGCTAGTTAGATTGAAATTTTTCGTTATGCATCCAAAAAAGACTGGACGGACACTGTAAGCATATTGAGATTTTGAAGATTCCGACTAGTTTAAGGGGTTTGTGCACCTCCACCACTCACGGCAGTGCACGAATTTGATTCCAACGACAGTTTTTCACACTTTATAAGACTCTTACCAAGTGAATGAAGAAATAGACCGAGGAGAGCATAATTGGGCCTAAACTAATATACAATTAATTATCAACTTTACAAGACTTTTACAAAGTGAATGGAGAAATGGATCGAGGATAACATAATTGGGCCTAaactaatatataattaattatttcagatttaattaattaatttttacatCAAACCTATTGCGAACAAGCATATGggtattatatatacatccatctgcatgtCATTTAGAACACATAAAAAATGAATTCTCCTTCTGAAATACTAAAACCTTCTTGCTGAGAGAACCATAAAGATATTCGCCAGAAACAAAGTTTTTCGGTGCTAAAATTCTGGTTTGGTCATTGTATCATGATGAAGCAGATGTCCATCgaactacaaacatttgagtagggacgaaattctatTTCAATGATATTGCgatacgcaagcctcgatcacTATTTTTACTTGTTTgatattattttcatttttcatactCTGTCAATATACTTAGttgtagttaattaattattagcatatgtgaatttatttatatatatttatcattAATTGTTGATACATATCCAACACTTTTTGTCATCTCatagtttaacgtcaatttcgtgccaacattataaaatattatgtcaaaaacATAAGTTTCAGAAAGTCCATAGAGAGTTCCGCTTTAAGAGTCGCCTTTGTATTTGGTGGAAAGGAACCAGATAATGAGGATTCACGGTTGCTAACAATTGCGTATGCGCAGAGTTTGCAATTAGTTGCTTCTGCATAGGAGTCATAATGGGCGTTTAGTAACCAGCAGAAAACAACTGAAAATGTTAAGGAAAATCTACAATCAACTGCCAAATGTTCCACAACCTCAAATTGTGAAATGCAACCAGAGTTCAGAGTGATGAAAACTGTACACAAAAGTGCTTTTTCTCTGTTTTGGCGGAAATGCAACAAAAGCCGATGGTTTAACGAGCTATGACCAGGCGCTTCTTTGATTGACAGAACTACGTGGAACAAACTGTGATCTCCCACCGGCTTGTGATGAATCGTTAGCAGAAAAAGGTGCGTAACGTTTCCAATATTCCTGTTGGCCTTGGCCACGACCACCCTGCTGCTGGCCTCTGCCGCGGCCATGACTATGACTTACTTGTGAACTCTGCCAAGAATGGTTTGTGTTATGTCCGAAACTATTTCTAGATGGCCAAAAAGCGTTGTTCGCTGGTTGTCCTCTTGCCTTTGGCCTCCAAGCTTGGCTTGGCTCCGAAATCTTCAAATCCTTAAAGCCTTGTGTTCGATCTCCAGAAACATAACCAACTGCCCTCCACTTATCATTAGAGACTGATCTCCCTTGAAAAGAGACTCTTTTGTAGTCTGTGGAACCCATGGCTGAATATGAGCTAGATGACATTACTCTTTCGCCAGGTATTCCTCGAGGAGCATAAAACCGTTCTCCAGAATTAGGATTAGCAACTTCTTTCCCTCTACCACAACCCCATCCAGAACCTGCAAATTTGTGTATTAAATCCGTAGAGCTAGAAGTGCATCTAGCATTGTTCTGGAAGCCTCCATACCTCTCCTGGAGCCGGGTGCTGCATTGCATTTAGTTCTCTACCGAATAAGTTAAAGAGAACAGGCAGTACACATAAATaagagaaacaaatggagaagaccGGAAGCAATAAACCGATTGACCTggaagtggtggtggtggtaggtGCGCTTCCCTGATATTCATGCCATAATTTTGTCTCCATAAGGTCATCCTCAGTGATTGTCTGCAAAAGAATATGAACAGAAAATTTGTCATTTCATTCAAACGACTACCGAAACAATCTAAGCTTGTCGCATGCTAATTAAGTTGCATAATATATAACATAGCATATTGATGAAGAAAAATGATGCCACTTTAGTTTTGAACTAAAAGATGCATCTGGAAACGTATAAATAAAAGTTCCAAAAAAAACATAAGATCAGAGGTAGAAAAACAGTTCGATTTAATACCTTACTGGGATGCTTTACACCATCAAGTAAACGAGGCATATGTGGATCACTATTGGGAAGCTCGTATAGCATGCAACTGCAACAGGATTAAATTAAAGAGACGATAACATATGACAGTAACGTATTGAGCAGAACGAAAGATACAAGTCATTTGCGTTTTTGACTTACACGACATGGTCTTCTTGAAGCTTGTAATCTCCTCCTTCACTCATGGCAGCATCAAGACGACGTATGGTGCCACCTACTCCAAAACTGGAAAGGCGTAAAACATGAAAAAAGGGTAAAACAATCCAGGAATAGTTCAGTCCAAACAGAAgaaaaaagggtaaaataacAAAGCAATACTACAGCAAAACAATTGTCCTACCTCAAACTAGTGTCAATCTTGATAGACCAACTTTCCTTGCTAGATAGTGACATAATTTGTGACACCAAATTGTGTGTTCTTCGCACAAATAATTGACCAGGTTTTTCTGTATTTCGATCTCTTTCGTCCCCCTACACAATGTAAAATAAGCTTGGAAGACATTTCGAATAAGGCAATAACTCTCAGATACTTGTGTAGACGAATAAAAGAATTTCTGTACCACCAGTTCTTTGTCTAACTTTTTAGTCTCAGACAGAAGGCGTTCCTCTTCAATAAATGGAAGCTTGCAAATACCCTTGGATGATGATCAAAACCGATTACCGAATAAATAACAGTAATTTGAATAATGGTGagtaaattataaaataaaataaacaaaagctaAGAAGGCAACCAAACCTGCCATGTGAAGCGTTTCCCATCCATGTCGATTTCAAAATCTACGAATGAAACAGAAGCTTGTAGTTACTTCTAGGAAATCCCCTTGATATAACATTGTTGAGATTACAGAATAGGACTTACCAGTAGGATAAAAGTCAATAATGCCGGAACTCTCTTCAGTCATTAGTTTCTGATAATCTTTAGGAAGTGCATGAGCGCTACAAAAAGGAGAACATTTGTCTTATCATAAGACTCTTATGTTCTAAAGAACTTAGGAAGACCAAACTTGCAAAGTAAGGGAACAATAAGGAAAATAACAGAATTACCTTCTTGGAGGTAACACAGCCATGAGAGTATCAATAGGCTTAAAAGGGAAACCTTTATGAAACTTCGCTTTCACCTGACCGAGGCCCTTGAGGTCTGAAGCAAATGGCCCGTAATGGAAAGGATAAAACCTGAAAGGATGTTCCAGAGAAATAATTTAGTATCATTAGTTTTCATATCAGTATCTAGTAGCTATGTGAAGTTCATATTACGTAAATGTCTTACCATGTCCATGATGGGGGCTCCGAAAAATAGTACAATAAAACCCAGAGCAGTCCTTCAGTGTAGCATTTAACCTATAATTATATCAGCAATTGGAACTTTCAAGTAAGGGGAAGctttaaaaaagaagaaaggtcTCTGAAATACACAGGGACAAAATAAACTTCAATGGAAGTAAACCCGGTATAATAACGCTAAATCACATCAAAAGTTTTTGTAGCTTTTACAAAAACTCCTTGGAATGGAAGCAGCAGTTTGTTGAAAGGGGAAAAAAGAACCATGGCAATTAGACATACTACTTCCTTCCTTTTCCTTTCAATATCCTCTGGACCTTCTGCAGAAAATTTGTATTTGTAATATCTTTCCTTATAGCCTCCCACAGCGAATCGGACCTGTAGGAGTGTTGATCAAGCATGTAAAACTCAATTTTTGAAGTATGGTTTGATGTAAATGGTTCACAAGAAATTATGAGAAAGAATATTGGAACGTCATACCTTGTCAGTCCCCAAATCACCATTCTTGAACAGATCAGATTTCCTTCTGATGTtatctttcaattttttcttcaacTCCTTTGTATTTCCTACAACCTGAACAAACAccgcatatatatacatgtataaaCGAGACCATCAACTTTTAAGCATGCCAAAAAAAATAGAACCAAAATACTTTACCACATGTGTATAATTAAGCATATAGTGTATGCATATAAAACACTATACCCCGAAAATTACATCATAGGAAACCTTAAGGGAACAAACGTACTTGAGAATGCATAATGTCAGACGTTCCATCTGACCAAACTTCCAATTCTTCTCCACTGAGGAATACCTGATTATTGCTCGAACCAGTAATTGTACTTCTAGTATCAACTTCGTCCTCTAGCTGGCAAAGCATATGCAATTAATGCAGCATGTAATTCATAAGCAGAACATTTATTAGATGAACACTACACACAAATGTGTCTGCCAAGCACTCACAGAATCATTATAATAACAAAGACGTCTCAGTTTACGGTCACGTAGTTCTGATcttttcttgaaaattttgtcTTCATAAGAACCAACAAGAAGGATGAATTTCTCAACTCTGGATAGCTTGATGTACCCTGATTTCTTGTCATTGACCTGGATTTGTGCATATAAgaagtggcatgaagatgatcTTGTcgacattgatatttttttttttgttgtgaagAAAATGAAAGTGATATGAGGCTACTCAATGTTATACCCGGAGCATATCAACCATATAACCACCAAGATTTTTTAGTTCTTTCTTATAGACAGTCATCAGCAAGTCAATTGCACCCTGGACACAATTATTGGCGTGTAAAATTAGTTCCGGTTTACATACTTATGTTTGTATTCGCATCTACAAAACAAGGGCCATAAAACAATGAAGTTTACAAAGAACCTCATGAATTTCCAAAGTTGGCATGTGGGGCAGAAAATCATTTCCCGCAAAAAAGTACATGAAGATGAAGTCATCAATTATACGCTCAAGATCAAACTTAAAGTTCTCGGGTGGGTCGTCAATTTTCAAATCAAGCTCCAAGTATTCCCTCAAAATCCAAACATGAAGAAACTGCaattagaagaaaagaaaaggtgaaCCAAAACAGCAATCAAGTTTCAGGGAAGGATAACAGCACCACTTGGGATACCTGATAGGGCTTTTTTAGCATGGATCTTTTTTTGTTATCTGACTTTCCTGAAAATGGACCTTTCTCTCGAATAGATTCACAGTTTGTATGACGCTGTTCATTATGTAGAACATCCTATATCCagaatatgaaaagaaaaaattcaagttCATTAGATAGAGTCAGAAGCTCAAGATATTGTCACATTGCTTCATTGATGCTTTGAAAACCCTAGTCAAACTGAAATCAACAGGGTGActaatttttgaatttgagaaattttaagGCTTTGTAATTAAACCTCTCTCAATATGGAAAAGTGAAGCTCATGCGTCGCCAAAGCCAACATGACAAGATCAGCATCCTGCATGCCATGATGCCAATGAAGCATCAGAatgtaaaaattcaaaaaaatgagAAGTAGGTTAGGAAAAAAgtatttaaacaaaaaatataagtGCAACTGTATAATTCTTTTTCTTCCGAATTTCCAACAAATTCTAAAAcaatacaaaaacaagaaacagTTGTGCGAAGCATACTATTCATCATACCAGTCCATATAAGCAATGGCGCGTGTTTGGATCATATGAAGGAAGATTGCGCTGTGAGCGTATGAATGACATTATTTTGTGCTCACCTTCCCCAGGAGCATTGGCATCAGACAGAATTATCTAATGTAGTAACCATGAAattaaaacaaagaagaaagaggaaaacaATACATACAGATATCATGAATTACACACTAATGATTGTTCGTGTAAATAATGGTTGTTCATGTATTAGTAATTTGATATATAAATGTTATGATGGACCAGACCTCGATGTCCCTCCAGCCTAGATCATTGCTCAAACGTAAACTGATATAGTTTCGAAGAGCCTTTGACAATTTATGCATAAATTCAGTTCCGGGGGTTATTATATTAGAATCTGATACTTCGGACTGCTGCTTTGGTAGGACTTGTTTGCTTTCCAATTCAAACTGTCTTCTCAGCTTCTCTTCTTCAACTTCCTACACATTTGATACCAACATTTGGGACATTTATAAACTTGTACAAACAAAGTTACGTAAAGCAAAATAAACACTGTGATTCAGAAGCATCTCATAGTAAAAGTACCCACAGCGAACTCAGCGTCCTTCGCTGACTTAAAGCGCCTCATTCGCTGTTGATTCATTTTAGCCCTTGGAGCAACTCCATCTACATCAAAAATTAAACTTTATACCATTACATGCAATATTTCTAGTTTATATCATTAAGTGCAACACATATATAAGAACATAAATCTCAATGGCACTGCAGTTGATTAGGAAAAGCAAACAGCGTATAAAAGTCTCATGAGTTTATTAAACACTACGagatcaaaaacaaaattcaaactttctcaCCTATGGCCAAGTATAGTAGCTTCCGTGGCCTAACAATATTGAAAAGTATATCAATATATTCAAAAATATTGATGAACACCTCTTCAAAATTTGCTGGTGGCAAAAGCTGaacaaaaaatgtaaaaattatattatgtaaccacatatatggataaaaaaaaatttggaccataaagataaagaaaatatcaATAATTGTTATCTAgacaataatcaaaataaatagtatattATAGAATGTTTATCTTATTGCTGGTGAAGAATatacatgtgtatatatatatatatatatatatagagagagagagagagagagagagagagagagagagagagagagaggaatgaATAAGGTTGTACtccatcatcatcatcgtcaGCTGCTTCTGGGTGGAAGCAAGGATGGATGATCCCATTCATGTCAAGATAAAAGTTATCGAACTCCAAGTTAGTAGGGTTTGGGTTTGGAGACTCCTCTCTCTGACCTTCGATAGCTTTGACCACCACTTTGGGATACTTGTTCACCAGCCATTTGAAAAACGAGGGCACCCccatctctgtctctctctctatctgagATATGCACTGGTATCTAAAGAGATGAAATACTACTGTTCAGCAGTCTCTTTTGTCTTTGGAACTTTACTTGCTTTATACTAGCTAATGACACAAGTGTGGTTCACGCAGACATGTACATGTGACATTGGGttagtaattaaaaaataatgttaggggactaaatttgtaaattaaatttacaaactaaatgatgtgtcattaataaaaaatgagtatgtttatcaacgtttaagtaataatcaaatcatcaacttctatatcctttagtttacaaaactttggtctacaaatttagtctccctcgCATTACTTGTAATTA
Encoded proteins:
- the LOC103439187 gene encoding uncharacterized protein, whose translation is MSYVLPTLTKKQEVDSIIRSTIDKVLVLRFGRASDSACLLLDDVLAKTAREVSKFATVALVDTDSEEIQVYVRYFDIALIPSTIFFFNAHHMKMDSGTADHTKWVGAFQQKQDFIDVVEAIFRGAMKGKMIVNCPLPPERIPKYQLLYKDV
- the LOC103439242 gene encoding 5'-3' exoribonuclease 3-like isoform X1, producing the protein MGVPSFFKWLVNKYPKVVVKAIEGQREESPNPNPTNLEFDNFYLDMNGIIHPCFHPEAADDDDDGLLPPANFEEVFINIFEYIDILFNIVRPRKLLYLAIDGVAPRAKMNQQRMRRFKSAKDAEFAEVEEEKLRRQFELESKQVLPKQQSEVSDSNIITPGTEFMHKLSKALRNYISLRLSNDLGWRDIEIILSDANAPGEGEHKIMSFIRSQRNLPSYDPNTRHCLYGLDADLVMLALATHELHFSILREDVLHNEQRHTNCESIREKGPFSGKSDNKKRSMLKKPYQFLHVWILREYLELDLKIDDPPENFKFDLERIIDDFIFMYFFAGNDFLPHMPTLEIHEGAIDLLMTVYKKELKNLGGYMVDMLRVNDKKSGYIKLSRVEKFILLVGSYEDKIFKKRSELRDRKLRRLCYYNDSLEDEVDTRSTITGSSNNQVFLSGEELEVWSDGTSDIMHSQVVGNTKELKKKLKDNIRRKSDLFKNGDLGTDKVRFAVGGYKERYYKYKFSAEGPEDIERKRKEVVCLIAMVKCYTEGLLWVLLYYFSEPPSWTWFYPFHYGPFASDLKGLGQVKAKFHKGFPFKPIDTLMAVLPPRSAHALPKDYQKLMTEESSGIIDFYPTDFEIDMDGKRFTWQGICKLPFIEEERLLSETKKLDKELVGDERDRNTEKPGQLFVRRTHNLVSQIMSLSSKESWSIKIDTSLSFGVGGTIRRLDAAMSEGGDYKLQEDHVVCMLYELPNSDPHMPRLLDGVKHPSKTITEDDLMETKLWHEYQGSAPTTTTTSSTRLQERYGGFQNNARCTSSSTDLIHKFAGSGWGCGRGKEVANPNSGERFYAPRGIPGERVMSSSSYSAMGSTDYKRVSFQGRSVSNDKWRAVGYVSGDRTQGFKDLKISEPSQAWRPKARGQPANNAFWPSRNSFGHNTNHSWQSSQVSHSHGRGRGQQQGGRGQGQQEYWKRYAPFSANDSSQAGGRSQFVPRSSVNQRSAWS
- the LOC103439242 gene encoding 5'-3' exoribonuclease 3-like isoform X2 codes for the protein MGVPSFFKWLVNKYPKVVVKAIEGQREESPNPNPTNLEFDNFYLDMNGIIHPCFHPEAADDDDDGLLPPANFEEVFINIFEYIDILFNIVRPRKLLYLAIDGVAPRAKMNQQRMRRFKSAKDAEFAEVEEEKLRRQFELESKQVLPKQQSEVSDSNIITPGTEFMHKLSKALRNYISLRLSNDLGWRDIEIILSDANAPGEGEHKIMSFIRSQRNLPSYDPNTRHCLYGLDADLVMLALATHELHFSILREDVLHNEQRHTNCESIREKGPFSGKSDNKKRSMLKKPYQFLHVWILREYLELDLKIDDPPENFKFDLERIIDDFIFMYFFAGNDFLPHMPTLEIHEGAIDLLMTVYKKELKNLGGYMVDMLRVNDKKSGYIKLSRVEKFILLVGSYEDKIFKKRSELRDRKLRRLCYYNDSLEDEVDTRSTITGSSNNQVFLSGEELEVWSDGTSDIMHSQVVGNTKELKKKLKDNIRRKSDLFKNGDLGTDKVRFAVGGYKERYYKYKFSAEGPEDIERKRKEVVKCYTEGLLWVLLYYFSEPPSWTWFYPFHYGPFASDLKGLGQVKAKFHKGFPFKPIDTLMAVLPPRSAHALPKDYQKLMTEESSGIIDFYPTDFEIDMDGKRFTWQGICKLPFIEEERLLSETKKLDKELVGDERDRNTEKPGQLFVRRTHNLVSQIMSLSSKESWSIKIDTSLSFGVGGTIRRLDAAMSEGGDYKLQEDHVVCMLYELPNSDPHMPRLLDGVKHPSKTITEDDLMETKLWHEYQGSAPTTTTTSSTRLQERYGGFQNNARCTSSSTDLIHKFAGSGWGCGRGKEVANPNSGERFYAPRGIPGERVMSSSSYSAMGSTDYKRVSFQGRSVSNDKWRAVGYVSGDRTQGFKDLKISEPSQAWRPKARGQPANNAFWPSRNSFGHNTNHSWQSSQVSHSHGRGRGQQQGGRGQGQQEYWKRYAPFSANDSSQAGGRSQFVPRSSVNQRSAWS